The genomic region ACTTACAGGGCTGCTCAGAGCTCCAAAGCAAATTTCCCAGCAAATAAACTGCATGGCCTTTTATGCCATAGTTTTGGAAGTCACCTGGTGTCACTTACACTATTCTATTGGTTGAAGAAGTCACAAGCCCTCCCAAATTCAAGGGGAGGAAATATAAACTCTGCCCTTCAATGGGAGGAATGTCAAAGAACTTGAGGCtatgttttaaaaccaccacctGACACCTTGTCTACTCTAGTTCATGTTTATCCACAGCAGGTGGCCAGTTCacactttttcattatttagcattatttttattactgttcaTTTCTCACCTGTATCAACTGATGAGAATGCTGCCTGTGAGAGATATTATTACAGGTGCTTTCCCTTCCATGCTTCCCTGGGTTTCTTGGAAAGTCACACACCCCTCATAGTTAGACTCACATTTCAATTTTTCTACAAACTTACTACTTACAGGTGATCTCCTGACTTATTATAACTCTTTGGCTGGATACTCCTGCACATATGGCCTATATGATTCCTAATGCCTTCAGGTGACCATATTGAGATCAGTGGTCAACTAGCCAATGAACAGTGATAAGAAAATATCTTGGGCTGATTCATGAAGTTTAGAAACAGGCTTCTGAATCAAACAACAATTCTAGCCAAGACATTTTTctaccttaaaatatttaagaatctgcagaaaaaaacagaaaaggacgATAAGTGATTGGCAAAACTTCCGAATTGTGAAGAAAGCAGAAAGCTGTCTTGTAGGCGTGGCCTGTAGAGTAGACTTGACCATCATTCCGGAACCAGCCGGGTTGCATTTTGATGGCCTCCTATACCCAGAACATAATGAAGGCTCTCTTTTTCTGAAGAATTAGAGCACTTATAGCCTgaactattcatttatttattcaacaagcatCTATTGAGGGCTGCAGACAGGCCAGGTAGTATCTCCTTTGCTGTTCAGGAACACAATGGTGAAGAAGACACAGCCTCTGACCTTGAAGGACTGTGAAAGGGATCAAAACCAAGCCAAACCAAAACTGATACCgaaacaaaaacccaaatttaTAATGAGTAAGGGAGCTCAAGAAAAAGCACTTAATTATAAATAAGTTTCACTCTGGGTCTCCTGTCTTAGTCTCCTCTAATGTGACTGTAAGCTTGTTGGAGGCAGGAACCACATTCTAATGCCTCCATACCTCCCAGGACACTGCTCAGTGACATGTCCACAAGAACCTATCATTAAACATTTGCTACTGGTTTGACTGACGGATactgaaatgaaatgaagttGCAGAGGTACCAAGTGTGTTAGCAGTATTTTTTGCCTGCTGCGCAGGTTCACAGTTGCCCATCTGTATAttaaaccatcaccaccaacaaaTAAGAATGTCCTCtgtaaagaatgaaggggagtaagtcagagggggagacgaaccaggagagatgatggactctgaaaaacaaactgaggtttctggaggggaggagggtggggggatgggttagcctggtgatgggtattgaggagggcatattctgcatggagcactgggtgttatgaacaaacaatgaatcatggaacagtacaccaaaacaaattatgtaatatatggtgattaacataacaataaaaaatttaaaaaaaaaagaatgtcctctGTACCATCTTATGCTTGGTAGGAGGAACAACAGGGCTTTGATTCCTTGACATTCAAGAGCTCTCTGGTGACTTGATTCTTCCCTGGCTAGTGGTGCAAGTGATAAGAAGTCGGGGgtttggctctgccacttaagaGCCGTTACTGAACCTCTTGGGGCCTGGGATTCCTCAACTTTGAGCGAGATTAGGGTTCCCTCCTGCTTTACTCAGGACACATGTTTTTGTTTCATAACTAGTTTGGGTGCCAAGGGAGATGTAGCACCCAGACCATCTATAAACTGATGGGATGTGACCTGGCTTCTCCCCGTGCTTCTCTTATTCCACGATAAATTCCCAGTCCTTATGAGGTTTTGGTCCCAGCGAATTTTCCCCTCAAAAACCAAACAGGATAATAATGAAccattttcttgcattttctaTCAAGACTGCTCTTTGTGAGTTCTAAATGTTCTGTCCATATTCAAAGAAGCTGGTTTCTTCATGAGTGGTTGGAATAAGACTTCTCTTGGAAGCTACTGAATATGGATTAGTTGGATTGTTTCGCAGGAAATAAAAAGCAGGCTCTGGGGTGACTACTTCAGTACTTAATTGGGTTAGCAAAGAACTGCAAATGAGAGGTTTTCCTTAGGAGGGAAAGGATGTTTACAGCTCCCTACCCCCCTAGGTGGTGGATTTTTAACCTAAACCCTAGTCTTCAAATGCAGCCTTTAATTTAGAAACCATTACAAGAATCTATTAGAGCAGAAAATGTCAGGTTGAAAAATTAACACATCACAGGAGTTAATTAGAACCCAGCCTCTCATTAGATGCAAATAGAGAGCCCTCCAACTGGCCTGCTGAAGTCACATTTGTTGTAGCTCCAAAGTGGCTGCCTCCTTCCTACTCAGAGAGTGGACAGAGGAAGCTGCCCAGGCCCTCAGGCCAGAGCCACTAGGGGCCCACAGCCTGCCCTTTAGGTTAATGGAAGGTTCCATTCCCCTGTCCCCATCTTCTGCTCCTCTCCTAAATGCTCTGCCTATCACAGGGTGTAGAGTCCTTGGCGTGGAACTCCCTCAGGGAAGTGTTTTCTGCAACAAAGACAAACATGCCAGGCCTGTCACTGGGAGCAGACTGGCGACTGTGTAAACCGCTCTGTGAGAGGAGAGGCTGAGGGGCTCCGGGCCATTCAGACTGAGCTCTAAGTCgtggtctttgttttctttccacatgCAGACTGAAATGTGATtcccctggctttcttttctggaaaatacCTGTGATGAGTTCCATGCCGGGGAAAGAAAAGCTGTTGACAGGAAAAGCTTCTGCCCGGGAAGGGGCTTCTTCCAGCGTTCTCCAAGGAGACAGTCCTTCATGCAAGCCAGGGCAGGGATGCTGGGGCTAGGAAGAAAAAGTCCAGATGGCAAAAGGGGCATCTCTAACCAGGGACTAGGTGAAGCGCACGCAGTACTGTGACAGCAGTACCATGCCCATAAACAGGCATGCGTCTGAGTCCCCTGTCGcttactgtgtgatcttgaacaaaGTGCTTAACCCCTCAAAACATCAGTTTTCTCAagctgctgagtgaaataaatgagataatgcacagaAAGCATGTAACCCAGTATCCGGCCCAGAGTAAGTGTTCTATGGAAGTTCTTGGTTGTTGGTCTGATAATAGTATGGCTTCCCTCAACACTGATGGTGTAGCCTCttgtgccaggccttgtgctgCTCTTTGACCTCGCAGAGTTCATCCTTCAATAAACCATGCACATATACCGTCAGTACCCGGCAagccttcctccccttcctgcaAATGTGTCAGGAGAAGTGCCCATTGCACACTAACTCTGCTTTGTTGAGTAGCTCAGAATCCTGCAGGCCATCTGCCTCTGCACAGCCCTGTAACCTCAGCTACCCCCACCCTCAATTCACCCACAATTCTCTATGCACTTACCACATTGAGTTACAGTTGTCtgttccttctttgtctcctccTGTGAGTTCCTAGAGGGTGGGGATCATCTGTTCATTGGATTCATTCATCTCATCATTTATTCATCTCTGTGGGCCTATGGTCTCCTGCATTACTCAGCACAAACGGAAGAGTCAACCCTACTCCTGAGTATGTAGACTTCCAGCTGGGAATATTGCTAGGGAAAAAAACCCTGCCTCCCATCTTTGAGGGGCCTCCTTGGGCCCTGGTTTGGTTggtcttccattttcttttcttttcttttttttttttggaaaggtcTTCCATTTTCTAACTATTACTTTGGTTCTAGCCTCAGTTTCGTCATCTCTTTAAGAGGCTAATAGAGTCTCCTTCCCTGGGAGGTTGTGATGATGGCGGGAGACAAAGCAGCTTTTATGTGCCCAACACAGTTCTAGGTACAGAGCCAAAGACCAAAACAAGTTGATTCCATTCTTGCCCTCAGCTGAGTCTAGTTGACAGTATATGAAAACTAAAGCTATAAGGCAAAATAGGAGCACCACAGGAGTGGAACAGATATCCTTCCAACTTGTATCCAGCCTCTGCCATCTGCCAGACTTGGCTGAAATAGAGGATACAAACATGCATACAAATCTGGTGCCTGTCACCAAGGCCCAGGAAAACCTTGGCAAGTGTTGCTCAAAAGATCTCAAGAGGAGAGTAGAAAGCTCTTTATCCAGATCTTCAGACCTGGGCAGCAAGGAGATGTCTTTGGGACCTGGCTGGAAAGCAGGAGGTCACCTCACAATGACAAAAACCAAGTTATTTGGCACTTACTTtgtatgtgccagacactgtgctaaatgaTTTAGGGGCATTCTCTCATTTAACTCTTAAAACAACTGTGTGGGGAAGACAtgaatttccttattttacagatggcccatttgaagctcagagaggcacAGTAGCTTCACCACAGTCAAGCAATAAGTAAATGGCTTAGAAATCCACCTGCTGAGGGTTCTACTGGTCTGACTGGAAAGGAAAAGGGTGAACTAGCACAAACCTCCACCCgaggggtgggcagtggggtgggggagggttgggaatgtgtgtgtgtgttggggggaacTGGACCAAAACAGCGGTCGCATGATCCCCAGACTTCCAGGACCCTTCGCAGCAGCTGAATAAGTTAGAGATGAAGGCTGCAGGGGAGGGATGCccgggaggctgggggagggtaCCCTCGGTGGTTGTGCGCCTTCTTCGCCTCCTGTGCACAGGTCAAGCCTCTCCCCTCCCGCCCTCTCACCCTCCCAACCTTATTTAGAAACCGTGTCCTCGACACAGGAAGGGCGGCGGGCCGAGAAGCACGGAGCGTCCCGGTCTCATTTCCTTTTGAATCCCCCTGTGGAATTTCATTTCATACGGTGAGGAAATCGGAGCGCGAGACCGTCGGCTGGTCGGCTGCTCCGGGGCGCCTCCCCCACTCGCGGCTGGAGACAGGCAGCTCCCGGGCGCAGGTCGGGCCGAGTCTGGGGGCGGGGAGACGCGGCCCGGCTCCAACCCAAGCAAGTTAGCAGTGAAAATAGCTGCGAGCTTGCGTTGTACCAGGCACGGGGCTAAGCGTTTTACGCATTACCTCTAATCCTCCCAAGTCTctttacggatgaggaaactgacgcCGAGAGATTGAGCAATTTGCTGAAGGTTACACAGCCAGGATTTAAAGCCACAGTCTTTGTAAATCTAAAGCCCGTGTTCTTTGTGTACGTTTCTCTGCCTGATAGGTAGCCACGGGCCGAGGTGACAGCCGGAAGAGTGGAAGGAAAGGGAGTCGACTGATCTGGGAGCATTTCTCACCTGGAAGAGGTGGGGGCAGGCTGGCCCGGCTGGAGCAACTCGGCTCCATCCCTGCCTGGCCCCCGAGCGCCGCGAACCGGGTAGGAGGAAAGTGAGAGCCGGGAAGCCGGGCGGGGCGctccgggagggagggagggagagaagggcgggggaggagggctggcgggcgggcgggggcctGACCCTTCCAGCGGCAGAGCGTCCCCGCCCCTCGCTGCCCACGGCGCCCGGCCATTGGAGAGGCGCACTGTCCGTCCCGCCCCGCCACCGCCCAGCCAACCTCTAGCGCCGCGCAGGGCTCGGGCGGTGAGAGCGGCGCGGCGCTGGGTGCTGGCGGGTTTCGCCGAGAGGCAGAGCGGACGGGGCCGGCGCTGGGTTGGGGGCTCGCTGCCTGCAGCCATGCCCCTCGCAGTTTGTCCTTCGGCCCCGGCCACGGGCGTCTAATATCCCATACAGTCGCGCGCAGCTGCCAGAGACCCGGCCGCTGCCCCTTCTTCGCCCTTGGCGCCTTATCACACTCCATTCCCGGGAGTTGGGAGCAGCGCGGGCAGCCGGCGCCCCCGTGCAAACTGGGGGTGTCTGCTGGacgcccccccgccgccgccgctgcccccGGCTCTGGCCATGGCCTGGCGGGGCGCAGTGCCGAGCGTCCTGGGGGCGCCCGGGGGCATCGATCTCAGTCTGCGGCTGCTGCTGCCGTTGCTGCTGCTCCTGGAGCCAGCTCGGGGCTTCGGGGACGAGGAGGAGCGGCGCTGCGACCCCATCCGCATCTCCATGTGCCAGAACCTGGGCTACAACGTGACCAAGATGCCCAACCTGGTGGGGCACGAGCTGCAGACAGACGCCGAGCTGCAGCTGACAACTTTCACGCCGCTCATCCAGTACGGCTGCTCCAGCCAGCTGCAGGtgggcgcccccacccccacccccaccccctggcggGACGGGACCCCTTGGGCGGGGACGTCCCAAACTAACTCCGTGAAGCCCTTGCCAAGCCaagccccctgcccccttccaAGGCTGAAGGGTAAAACTATCCTGGAAAAGTGATTTCCACCCTCACTTTTTTGTCCCTTCTCAGGGACTGGAAGCCAAAACGTTGTGTAAGTCGTCTGGCCTGCGAAAGAACCCACTCTTACACCCCGCCCTTCCGTTTTTCTCCCCTGCTCACCCGTGTCTGGCCAAGCCCCTAACCCCAGTGGAGCTGAGGGTTATCTTTGCCAAGGATTCTGGCTGCCGCTGCTCGGTGGGCGAGTCCCCAGCAGGGCCGCCAGCTGCAACTAAGACTTGGAAGGAGAGATAAGGAGCCGGGAACTTCTCCTCCCTCTCCGACCTCCTTTCTCCCCCATATTTTGGGGGTGGGTTATTAAATGAAACCCCACTGCTTCGTTTTCTGCGGAGTGGCCTTTCCTCGCGTCGTCCTGCATGACTTTAGAGGTCATGCAGGAAGGAATGGTTGGGTGGCTTGAGATCATTTTGATCCTCAGGGTTGAGGGCAGATTTAGGATTTGGTGGGGAGAAAACACAGCTTGGGGAAAAGGTGATAGTGTGTGGTCAAGCTCCAGGAAGGTATTTTGTatattagaagattttttttcagtcggtaaaaattttaaagcttctGTAATGATAGAGAAAATGCTCAGTCTACAATAGGTGAAGAAATAATTTGCATATACAGCATGATTATAATCTTACAAAACCAACAAcctattcactttttaaaaaaggaactgaaagagatttttaaaaaagggttagCACTAGTTGTGTTTTGGTTGGTGAGGTGACGAGTGAGTTTTAGAAATTTAGACAGCAGAGAacctgggaaaaaaaatagagggtaGTTGTCCAGGCTGAAAGCTTCAGAAATCCGTGGTTCTGGTTGTAACTTCTGAGAGATAAGAAACAGGCAGGCAGCTTACTTAGTAGGTGCATGTTTTTACATAGGTCATTTTAAAAGTTGGACTGTGGTTTCAGAAAGATGGTTGGGATTAGACCTGTTGCTGCTGAAATGTCCCTTCGGAGTTTTCAGAACTTTAGAACTGGGTTATAAAAGCTTAAGAAATGATCCTCTAGCTCTCAGTTTGGAAACAGCACATATCCTGACATCAGTGGCAATTTTGTTGGAGAAACAGCTTTTGcagggatatatatttttaattacatgtatCCTGGGGAAGCAGCCAAGCTGTTTTGAAGGACAGGACTGGATCCCTTTACATGCTGGAAAATAGTTACTTGTAACTCTAGACTTCATAGACAACATCTGTAAGGAGCCAAGCCGACTGTTTATCAATGCTGGAAGAATTGAGGACAGCAACTGGACTCTCCCCTGCTGGTACTGCAGTTCCAGGGacttcacatttatattttcctattgtgtttcattattattcattGAGGAAACCTGCCCAAACAAAGCCCTGGTGACCAGAGACCTCAACCTGCATCCCATCCTTGGGTCTACTAGTGTCTCAATTAGGACATTTTCTGTTTCAGTATGggactgattaaaaaaataaattttaggggaTAAAGTaaagtagagaaaagagagaatattaataggagaaaagctggatctacattttttttaacatttatttttatggtgatAAAGAAATGAGGACAAAAATAGATTACCCCATCACTGAAATGACTCAGTCATTCAATTAGTCTGTTCAGCTCTTTCAAAGAGGGAGACGCAAAGTCAAGTCTTAAGGTTTATTTTCTTAAGCATTATGCAAAAAAGGGATTATGTAATCCTTTAGGtccttttaatatgtttatttatttatgttttctgggAAAGGATTGCTAGAACCCCAAGAAGCAAAGTGTGCAAGCAACGGTTTTTTTTAGGCACCCTAGTCTGAGGTCAGAGTAAGCAGTCAGAGTCCCTATCCAATAGCTGGTTTAAAAGTCGGTATGTACTTTGCCTGGAAGCATTCAACTCCGCTTCGTGCAAGCGTTTGGTCAGACTTCCAagtcattgttttctttgttcatttcattACTTTTCCAGTTCTTCCTTTGTTCGGTTTATGTGCCAATGTGCACAGAGAAGATCAACATCCCCATCGGCCCATGCGGCGGCATGTGTCTTTCAGTCAAGAGGCGCTGTGAACCCGTCCTGAAGGAATTTGGGTTTGCCTGGCCAGAGAGCCTGAACTGCAGCAAATTCCCACCCCAGAATGACCACAACCACATGTGCATGGAAGGGCCAGGTGATGAGGAGGTGCCATTACCTCACAAAACCCCCATGCAGCCTGGGGAAGAGTGCCACTCCGTAGGCACCAACTCGGATCAATACATCTGGGTGAAAAGGAGCCTGAACTGTGTTCTCAAGTGTGGCTATGATGCTGGCTTGTATAGCCGCTCAGCCAAGGAGTTCACAGACATCTGGATGGCCGTGTGGGCCAGTCTGTGCTTCATCTCCACCGCCTTCACGGTGCTCACCTTCCTGATCGATTCCTCCAGGTTTTCCTACCCTGAGCGCCCCATCATATTTCTCAGTATGTGCTATA from Zalophus californianus isolate mZalCal1 chromosome 11, mZalCal1.pri.v2, whole genome shotgun sequence harbors:
- the FZD4 gene encoding frizzled-4 isoform X2, whose product is MAWRGAVPSVLGAPGGIDLSLRLLLPLLLLLEPARGFGDEEERRCDPIRISMCQNLGYNVTKMPNLVGHELQTDAELQLTTFTPLIQYGCSSQLQFFLCSVYVPMCTEKINIPIGPCGGMCLSVKRRCEPVLKEFGFAWPESLNCSKFPPQNDHNHMCMEGPGDEEVPLPHKTPMQPGEECHSVGTNSDQYIWVKRSLNCVLKCGYDAGLYSRSAKEFTDIWMAVWASLCFISTAFTVLTFLIDSSRFSYPERPIIFLSMCYNIYSIAYIVRLTVGRERISCDFEEAAEPVLIQEGLKNTGCAIIFLLMYFFGMASSIWWVILTLTWFLAAGLKWGHEAIEMHSSYFHIAAWAIPAVKTIVILIMRLVDADELTGLCYVGNQNLDALTGFVVAPLFTYLVIGTLFIAAGLVALFKIRSNLQKDGTKTDKLERLMVKIGVFSVLYTVPATCVIACYFYEISNWALFRYSADDSNMAVEMLKIFMSLLVGITSGMWIWSAKTLHTWQKCSNRLVNSGKEGWSNYQV